In Halovivax gelatinilyticus, the following are encoded in one genomic region:
- a CDS encoding phosphoribosylanthranilate isomerase, translating to MTRVKICGITRETDLAAAVEAGADAVGFVCEVPVETPRACSIERVCELIAATPPFVTTVLVTMTDVERAIDLVDIAEPDVVQIHAEYAAGDLAYLRSAVDASVVLATGVDRVPSVAQFEDLVDALVVDSVDDAGAGGTGETHDWERTRTAASTLSIPIVLAGGLAPGNVGAAVRAVEPYGVDVSTGVESAGGEKDPDAVRSFVERARAERLTRDRVEA from the coding sequence ATGACGCGAGTCAAGATCTGTGGCATCACTCGCGAGACCGATCTCGCCGCGGCCGTCGAAGCCGGTGCCGACGCGGTTGGCTTCGTCTGCGAGGTGCCGGTGGAGACGCCCAGAGCGTGCTCGATCGAACGGGTGTGTGAACTGATCGCGGCGACGCCGCCGTTCGTCACCACCGTCCTCGTCACGATGACCGACGTCGAGCGCGCGATCGATCTGGTCGACATCGCCGAACCCGACGTGGTCCAAATCCACGCCGAGTACGCCGCCGGCGACCTCGCGTACCTCCGGTCGGCGGTGGACGCGAGCGTCGTCCTCGCCACCGGCGTCGACCGGGTTCCGTCCGTCGCTCAATTCGAAGATCTCGTCGACGCGCTCGTAGTCGACTCCGTCGACGACGCCGGTGCGGGCGGGACTGGCGAGACGCACGACTGGGAACGGACGCGGACGGCCGCCTCGACGCTCTCGATCCCGATCGTCCTGGCCGGCGGCCTCGCGCCGGGAAACGTCGGGGCGGCGGTGCGAGCGGTCGAACCCTACGGGGTCGACGTTTCGACCGGCGTCGAATCGGCGGGTGGCGAGAAGGACCCCGACGCCGTCCGGTCGTTCGTCGAGCGGGCGCGAGCTGAACGCTTGACACGCGATCGCGTGGAGGCCTGA
- the trpD gene encoding anthranilate phosphoribosyltransferase: MKAHVERVTRGVDLDQSQAKQAVSEVFGGATDAQIGALLAGLKAKGETEAEIAGFAEGMREAANTIDPDCEPLVDTCGTGGDEHDTINVSTTSAIVTAGAEIPVAKHGNAAVSSSSGSSDVLSALGVDLETDPAAVEATIERDGIGYLHAPAFHPAMKAVSGPRSELAMRTIFNVLGPLTNPAGATAQVIGVYDPELVSVLANALTRMPVERALVVHGAGTDEIAIHGPTRVAEVTGETVVTYTLSPSDLGLDRHRIEAISGGTPAENAADLEGIVRGTLTGPKRDVVLANAGAAIYVGGGADSLTEGVERARAVIDDGNAAATLDRLSGQAARTVG; encoded by the coding sequence ATGAAGGCACACGTCGAACGCGTAACGAGAGGGGTCGACCTCGATCAGTCCCAGGCGAAGCAGGCCGTCTCCGAGGTGTTTGGCGGCGCTACGGACGCCCAGATCGGCGCCCTGCTCGCCGGACTCAAAGCCAAGGGCGAGACGGAAGCTGAAATCGCTGGCTTCGCCGAGGGCATGCGCGAGGCGGCGAACACCATCGATCCGGACTGCGAACCGCTGGTCGACACCTGTGGCACCGGCGGCGACGAGCACGACACGATCAACGTCTCGACGACGAGTGCGATCGTCACCGCGGGGGCGGAAATTCCGGTCGCCAAACACGGCAACGCCGCCGTCTCGTCTTCGTCTGGAAGTTCGGACGTTCTCAGCGCGCTCGGTGTCGACCTCGAAACCGACCCGGCCGCGGTCGAAGCGACGATCGAACGCGACGGCATCGGCTACCTCCACGCGCCGGCGTTTCACCCGGCGATGAAAGCCGTAAGCGGCCCGCGATCGGAACTCGCGATGCGGACGATCTTCAACGTCCTCGGTCCGCTGACGAATCCCGCCGGGGCCACCGCGCAGGTGATCGGCGTCTACGATCCCGAACTCGTCTCCGTGCTCGCGAACGCGCTCACCCGAATGCCCGTAGAGCGTGCACTCGTCGTCCACGGCGCCGGCACCGACGAGATCGCCATCCACGGCCCCACGCGCGTCGCGGAGGTGACCGGCGAAACGGTCGTCACCTACACGCTCTCGCCGTCGGATCTCGGGCTCGATCGCCACCGCATCGAAGCGATTTCCGGCGGCACGCCCGCCGAGAACGCGGCCGACCTCGAAGGAATCGTCCGGGGAACGTTGACGGGTCCGAAACGCGACGTCGTCCTGGCGAACGCGGGCGCGGCCATCTACGTCGGCGGCGGCGCCGATTCGCTTACCGAGGGGGTCGAGCGCGCCCGCGCGGTCATCGACGACGGTAACGCGGCGGCGACGCTCGACCGACTCAGCGGACAGGCGGCGAGGACGGTCGGATGA
- the trpG gene encoding anthranilate synthase component II yields MSTATTAGENLSVLFVDNYDSFTYNLVEYVSAHAATDVVTNKVTLDEIRAADPDAIVVSPGPGHPENDRDVGISRAVFRELSPEIPTLGVCLGLETTVYEYGGTVGRAPAPIHGKASAISHDGEGVFAGLEQGLRAGRYHSLVATEVPDCFEVSATAEHDGETLVMGVRHREYPIECVQFHPESVLTGCGHELIENFLAMVE; encoded by the coding sequence ATGAGCACGGCGACCACGGCGGGGGAAAACCTGTCAGTTCTCTTCGTCGACAACTACGACTCGTTCACCTACAACCTGGTCGAGTACGTCAGCGCCCACGCCGCCACCGACGTGGTCACGAACAAGGTGACGCTCGACGAGATCCGCGCCGCCGACCCGGACGCGATCGTCGTGAGTCCGGGTCCCGGCCATCCCGAGAACGACCGCGACGTCGGGATCTCGCGCGCCGTGTTCCGGGAACTCAGCCCCGAGATCCCGACGCTCGGGGTCTGTCTCGGCCTCGAGACCACCGTCTACGAGTACGGCGGGACGGTCGGCCGCGCGCCCGCGCCGATCCACGGCAAAGCGTCCGCGATCTCCCACGACGGCGAGGGCGTCTTCGCGGGCCTGGAGCAGGGCTTGCGCGCTGGGCGGTACCACTCCCTGGTCGCGACCGAGGTGCCCGACTGCTTCGAGGTGTCTGCGACCGCCGAGCACGACGGCGAGACCCTCGTCATGGGCGTTCGCCACCGCGAGTACCCGATCGAGTGCGTGCAGTTTCACCCGGAGAGCGTGCTGACGGGCTGTGGCCACGAACTGATCGAGAACTTCCTCGCGATGGTCGAGTAG
- a CDS encoding YncE family protein, protein MTDTDGDDQLVVLNKDEDTVSFVDVETGETTDVVETDFNPHEVAISPDGSRAYVTCSLGGSLLAIDTDDRTVVDRFEHELFDFPHGLAVRESAGELWLASTYSSQLFVFDVETMALLETFPTYQDKSHMVALSPDEETAYVANIGSDNVTVVDCDERRVVADPPVGESPEGIGVDPDTGEVLVANQDDGMLSVLDPETFEETNRALLGETPIRVMLAPDGRYALVPNRESDSVSVIDTEHVRDGERRPWEIARIPVGIWPGGTVFAPDGTRAFVANNKTNDVSVIDVDAFAEIDRYDTGIHPDGIAYLAQ, encoded by the coding sequence ATGACCGACACAGACGGAGACGACCAGCTCGTCGTGCTCAACAAGGACGAAGATACCGTCTCGTTCGTCGACGTCGAGACGGGCGAGACGACCGACGTGGTCGAGACCGACTTCAACCCGCACGAGGTTGCCATCTCGCCCGACGGCTCGCGGGCGTACGTCACCTGCTCGCTCGGCGGCTCGTTGCTCGCGATCGACACCGACGATCGGACGGTCGTCGACCGGTTCGAACACGAGCTGTTCGACTTCCCGCACGGGCTCGCCGTCCGCGAGTCGGCCGGCGAACTCTGGCTCGCGTCGACCTACAGCAGCCAGCTCTTCGTCTTCGACGTCGAGACGATGGCGTTACTGGAGACGTTCCCCACCTACCAGGATAAGTCGCACATGGTCGCGCTCTCGCCCGACGAGGAGACGGCCTACGTCGCCAACATCGGCAGCGACAACGTGACGGTGGTCGACTGCGATGAGCGCCGCGTCGTCGCCGATCCGCCGGTCGGCGAGAGTCCGGAGGGGATCGGCGTCGATCCGGACACCGGCGAGGTGCTCGTCGCGAACCAGGACGACGGGATGCTCTCCGTGCTCGATCCCGAAACCTTCGAGGAGACGAACCGAGCGCTCCTCGGCGAGACGCCGATCAGAGTGATGCTCGCCCCCGACGGTCGGTACGCCCTCGTCCCCAACCGCGAATCCGACAGCGTCTCGGTGATCGACACCGAGCACGTCCGCGACGGCGAGCGCCGGCCCTGGGAGATCGCGCGTATCCCGGTCGGGATCTGGCCCGGCGGGACCGTCTTCGCCCCGGACGGCACTCGCGCGTTCGTCGCGAACAACAAGACGAACGACGTCTCCGTTATCGACGTCGACGCGTTCGCGGAGATCGACCGGTACGACACGGGGATCCATCCGGACGGCATCGCCTATCTAGCGCAGTAG
- the trpE gene encoding anthranilate synthase component I: MTSPTPDLDRDEFVALAGDADDRLVAVRTECSLPVETTPLVAYAALTGRTPSDTITDSSVHDEPDASDSSTPSDEPARYAFLLESAEKTPSSDPDGAFRPNSARAERHARFSYVGYDPEAVITVEPTGTTVEPLSADAPVDLIDTDPERDTVGALRAALPDVHLANVPDRDRQHLDGGLVGFLAYEAVYDLWLEKVGVERPPSQFPDAQFLLTTKTLAFDEREGTVSLVCTPIVRDGDDPGGVYDGLCAEADRVHETLRVAEMPETGGFVRRGETAGSREAYENIVDRLKEHVLAGDIYQGVISRSRELRGEVDSLALYESLREVNPSPYMYLLAHDDLTVVGASPETLVSVQGREVVANPIAGTCPRGSGPVEDRRLAGEMLADDKERAEHTMLVDLARNDVRRVSEPGSVRVEEFMNVLKYSHVQHIESTVTGRLAADADGSEPRLVDGTAESYDAFDATRAAFPAGTLAGAPKIRAMELIDELETTPRGLYGGGVGYFSWTGDTDFAIVIRTATVERLPEGSDRITVRAGAGLVADSDPTAEYEETEKKMDGVLAALERIEGDAERPEREETDACDTAPEVSR, translated from the coding sequence ATGACGAGCCCGACGCCCGATCTCGACAGGGACGAATTCGTCGCGCTCGCGGGCGACGCGGACGATCGGCTCGTCGCGGTCAGAACGGAATGTTCGCTTCCCGTCGAGACGACGCCGCTCGTCGCGTACGCGGCGCTCACGGGACGGACGCCGTCAGATACGATCACTGACTCGTCGGTTCACGACGAACCGGACGCGTCCGACTCGTCGACCCCGTCGGACGAACCCGCCCGGTACGCGTTCTTACTCGAGAGTGCCGAGAAAACCCCCTCCAGCGATCCGGACGGAGCGTTCCGGCCGAATTCGGCGCGGGCCGAGCGCCACGCGAGGTTTTCCTACGTCGGGTACGACCCCGAGGCCGTGATTACAGTCGAGCCAACGGGAACGACGGTCGAACCGCTGTCTGCTGACGCACCGGTGGACCTCATCGATACCGATCCCGAACGCGACACGGTCGGCGCACTCCGGGCCGCCTTGCCAGACGTCCATCTCGCCAACGTGCCAGACCGCGACCGCCAGCACTTGGACGGCGGGCTGGTCGGGTTTCTGGCTTACGAGGCCGTCTACGACCTGTGGCTCGAAAAGGTGGGCGTAGAGCGGCCGCCTTCGCAATTCCCCGACGCGCAGTTCCTTCTGACCACGAAGACGCTCGCGTTCGACGAACGCGAAGGGACGGTCTCGCTCGTATGTACGCCGATCGTCCGGGACGGTGATGATCCTGGCGGGGTGTACGATGGGCTCTGTGCGGAAGCCGACCGGGTCCACGAAACGCTTCGCGTCGCCGAGATGCCCGAGACCGGCGGCTTCGTTCGACGGGGCGAGACGGCCGGATCGCGGGAAGCGTACGAGAATATCGTGGACCGTCTCAAGGAGCACGTCCTGGCGGGCGATATTTATCAGGGCGTGATCTCGCGGTCGCGCGAGCTCCGGGGCGAGGTGGATTCGCTCGCACTCTACGAATCCCTGCGTGAGGTCAACCCCTCCCCGTACATGTACCTGCTCGCCCACGACGACCTGACCGTGGTCGGTGCGAGCCCCGAAACGCTCGTCTCCGTGCAGGGTCGCGAGGTCGTGGCGAATCCGATCGCGGGAACCTGCCCGCGCGGGTCGGGTCCCGTCGAGGATCGCCGGCTGGCCGGGGAGATGCTCGCCGACGACAAGGAGCGCGCCGAACACACCATGCTGGTCGACCTCGCGCGTAACGACGTCCGCCGGGTCTCGGAGCCGGGTTCGGTGCGCGTCGAGGAGTTCATGAACGTCCTGAAGTACAGCCACGTCCAGCACATCGAGTCGACCGTTACCGGCCGGCTGGCCGCGGACGCCGACGGCTCCGAACCGCGTTTAGTGGACGGTACGGCGGAGTCGTACGATGCGTTCGACGCCACGCGGGCGGCGTTCCCGGCCGGGACGCTCGCCGGCGCGCCGAAGATCCGCGCGATGGAGCTTATCGACGAACTCGAGACGACGCCGCGGGGACTCTACGGCGGCGGCGTGGGTTACTTCTCCTGGACCGGCGACACCGATTTCGCCATCGTCATTCGGACGGCGACGGTAGAGCGGCTCCCGGAGGGTTCGGACCGGATCACCGTCCGCGCGGGCGCTGGCCTGGTCGCCGACAGCGATCCGACCGCGGAGTACGAGGAGACCGAGAAGAAGATGGACGGCGTGCTGGCCGCGCTGGAGCGCATCGAGGGCGACGCGGAGAGACCTGAGCGCGAGGAGACCGACGCGTGCGACACGGCTCCGGAGGTGAGTCGATGA